In Prunus dulcis chromosome 2, ALMONDv2, whole genome shotgun sequence, a single genomic region encodes these proteins:
- the LOC117620375 gene encoding UDP-galactose/UDP-glucose transporter 4-like, which produces MKNEEQARFLFGISLSDRPKWQQFLFCSSGFFFGYLVNGICEEYVYNRLQFSYGWYFTFVQGFVYLFLIYLQGFTTKQMVNPWKTYVKLSAVLMGSHGLTKGSLAFLNYPAQLMFKSTKVLPVMVMGAFIPGLRRKYPAHEYVSAVLLVVGLILFTLADAQTSPNFSVIGVLMVSGALVMDSFLGNLQEAIFTMNPETTQMEMLFCSTVVGLPFLIPPMLLTGELFKAWNSCWQHPYVYGVLIFEAMATFIGQVSVLSLIALFGAATTAMITTARKAVTLLLSYLIFTKPLTEEHGSGLLLIGMGITLKLLPENKPNQRVSNSSAMPKISKPASTEHERIRLENGGEDEEKSRLV; this is translated from the exons ATGAAGAACGAAGAGCAAGCTCGGTTTCTTTTTGGGATTTCGCTCTCTGACAGACCCAAATGGCAGCAATTCCTTTTTTGCTCTTCTGGGTTCTTCTTTGGCTACCTTGTTAATGGTATCTGCGAG GAATATGTGTATAATAGGCTACAATTCAG CTATGGTTGGTACTTCACATTTGTACAAGGATTTGTGtatctttttctgatttaCCTCCAAGGCTTCACCACCAAGCAAATGGTGAACCCATGGAAGACTTATGTGAAGCTATCTGCTGTGCTTATGGGTTCCCATGGTCTTACCAAAGGCTCCCTGGCTTTTCTCAACTATCCTGCACAGCTCATGTTCAAATCAACAAAG GTTCTGCCTGTAATGGTAATGGGAGCCTTCATACCAGGTCTGAGACGGAAGTATCCGGCTCACGAGTACGTTTCTGCAGTCCTTTTGGTGGTGGGTTTGATCCTATTCACCTTAGCGGATGCACAAACATCTCCCAACTTCAGTGTGATTGGTGTTTTGATGGTATCAGGTGCTCTAGTCATGGATTCCTTTTTGGGTAACTTGCAAGAAGCAATATTTACCATGAATCCTGAAACCACACAG ATGGAGATGCTGTTTTGCTCTACAGTAGTTGGCCTGCCTTTCTTGATTCCACCCATGCTTTTGACAGGAGAATTATTCAAAGCATGGAATTCATGTTGGCAG CATCCCTATGTCTACGGCGTGTTAATCTTTGAAGCCATGGCCACATTCATTGGCCAAGTCTCCGTCCTTTCCCTCATTGCGCTTTTTGGTGCTGCTACCACAGCCATG ATCACAACGGCTAGAAAGGCAGTCACATTACTGCTATCATACTTGATATTCACAAAGCCATTAACTGAAGAGCACGGGTCTGGACTTCTGCTCATAGGTATGGGAATCACATTGAAGCTCTTGCCtgaaaataaaccaaaccagAGGGTTTCAAACTCATCTGCCATGCCCAAGATTTCAAAACCAGCTTCAACTGAACACGAAAGAATTCGACTTGAAAACGgtggagaagatgaagaaaagagTCGATTGGTCTGA
- the LOC117619067 gene encoding uncharacterized protein LOC117619067 — translation MLQQHQRKPCPIERRPRMLLKDFLNENSNSCSSSGFKSFPRKRSPFNPRSPQKNLIEFDPKPSSNSKNNPTITSKLLRSRSKAASTTISAFQSLMNAVKNIPFTTVKSPSFLPRSLSRRLLQSKFQSSSRKQSQNQVQITVRVKDIIRWTSFRDEMLPPPPPLDYASSPLHCTTSTTITGSTTTTCTTCSSSSNGSSWCDSDFTAEFLPSWVGSNSDPHADEEVGKKYLPCVGKDFMEEEASTTGTGSCNIALGPQVEMLLGDEDEQHSPVSVLDCQFGEDEDDSFSSTFDQSLANVGDEDEEMAMELLNYFKATSSSPGSCEEGHLEDKLLLDFFREEMSVQRNQNDDGFQWEMVSKAKAWVSGEHNELEWGLEHKKEACVRDMHKGGRWNKFEYEQEELALEIETAMTDFLMEELLVDLLSR, via the exons ATGTTGCAGCAGCATCAAAGAAAGCCTTGTCCAATAGAGCGCAGGCCTAGAATGCTCCTCAAAGATTTCCTCAATGAGAATTCTAACTCATGTTCTTCAAGTGGGTTCAAATCATTCCCCAGAAAACGATCACCATTCAATCCCAGGAGTCCCCAGAAGAACCTCATTGAATTTGATCCAAAACCAagttcaaactcaaaaaataacCCCACCATTACCAGCAAATTACTCAGAAGCAGATCAAAGGCAGCCTCCACCACAATCTCAGCCTTCCAGTCCCTCATGAATGCAGTTAAAAACATCCCATTTACCACGGTAAAATCTCCCTCCTTTTTACCTCGAAGCCTCTCAAGGAGGCTGCTGCAGTCAAAATTTCAGAGCTCATCAAGAAAGCAGAGTCAAAACCAAGTCCAAATTACTGTGAGAGTCAAGGACATCATACGGTGGACATCGTTCCGCGATGAAATGttacctccacctccaccgtTGGATTATGCTTCTTCACCTCTCCATTGTACCACAAGCACCACCATAACAGGGTCCACAACTACTACTTGCACAACTtgtagcagcagcagcaatggGTCAAGCTGGTGTGACAGTGATTTTACCGCAGAGTTTTTACCGTCTTGGGTTGGTAGTAACTCTGACCCTCACGCTGATGAGGAGGTTggtaaaaaatatttaccatGTGTCGGCAAGGATTTCATGGAGGAGGAGGCATCAACAACAGGGACAGGAAGTTGCAATATTGCTTTGGGACCCCAG GTTGAGATGCTGCTGGGTGATGAAGATGAACAGCACAGTCCAGTTTCAGTGCTTGATTGTCAATTTggggaagatgaagatgattcATTTTCAAGTACTTTTGATCAAAGCCTTGCCAATGTGggtgatgaagatgaagaaatggCCATGGAGCTGTTGAATTATTTCAAAGCAACTAGCTCATCACCAGGCAGCTGTGAGGAAGGCCATTTGGAAGATAAATTGCTGTTGGATTTCTTTAGAGAAGAAATGAGTGtccaaagaaatcaaaatgatgATGGATTTCAATGGGAGATGGTGAGCAAAGCAAAAGCTTGGGTGAGTGGAGAACACAATGAACTTGAGTGGGGGCTAGAGCACAAGAAGGAAGCTTGTGTTAGAGACATGCATAAAGGAGGGAGGTGGAACAAGTTTGAGTATGAGCAGGAGGAGCTGGCTTTAGAAATTGAGACTGCCATGACAGATTTCTTGATGGAGGAGCTTCTGGTTGATCTCTTATCaagataa
- the LOC117618780 gene encoding flap endonuclease GEN-like 1, translated as MGVGGKFWDLLKPYARHEGFDFLRNKRVAVDLSFWLVQHETAIKDRARSPHLRLTFFRTINLFSKFGAFPVFVVDGSPSPLKSEARIARFFRSSGIDSSSLPVAGDGASVERNSTFTKYIQECVELLELLGMPVVKAKGEAEALCAQLDAEGHVDACITSDSDAFLFGAKCVIKTFQSNSKEPFQCYYMSDIEAGLGLKRKHLIAISLLVGNDYYLNGVQGIGLDTALRIAQTFSEDEILNRLREIGNGDASLLQGEIRSVDDSVPSPDESSLKRKFSHCSFCGHPGSKRTHFKSSCEYCSSTMGEGCMKKSEGFKCSCSSCDMDRKEKEQKKQDNWQLKVLSKIALEPNFPNDAIIEMYLCNSHGYFTENDGPCISWENPKTEMVVDFLAYHQLWEPSYIRRRMLPMLSTIFLREMAKDPLKSLLYGQYEFDSIDRLKIRYGHQFYVVKWKKSTPSLGCVSCTAPPEESNVQQDDVVEVDESINPFDESDVPRIDINNGCCFLLTDENMDLVHAAFPEEVDRFLQEKELKELKRRKTEKPETAGSRGVQLNITEFYRSAKVYETEPGEILTKKTEPGEILSSQRAETSKEKRKPSSSNLPKSVRRRLLFD; from the exons ATGGGTGTTGGTGGTAAATTCTGGGACTTGCTTAAACCCTACGCCCGGCATGAGGGTTTTGATTTCTTGAGGAACAAGCGGGTTGCTGTCGACCTCTCCTTCTGGCTCGTGCAGCATGAAACCGCTATCAAGGACCGTGCACGAAGCCCCCACCTCAGGCTCACCTTCTTCCGTACCATCAATCTCTTCTCCAAG TTTGGAGCATTTCCAGTCTTTGTAGTTGATGGAAGTCCGTCACCTCTAAAGTCAGAGGCAAGGATTGCAAGATTCTTTCGTTCTTCTGGTATTGATTCATCAAGTTTGCCTGTGGCTGGCGATGGTGCTTCAGTTGAGAGAAACAGCACATTTACAAAGTATATTCAAGAATGTGTG GAACTGCTTGAACTGCTTGGGATGCCTGTAGTAAAAGCAAAAGGAGAGGCTGAAGCACTGTGTGCCCAGTTAGATGCCGAAGGTCATGTAGATGCTTGCATCACATCTGACAGTGATGCGTTCCTCTTTGGGGCTAAGTGTGTGATAAAAACCTTTCAATCCAATTCCAAG GAACCATTTCAATGTTACTATATGTCAGATATCGAAGCTGGTCTTGGTTTGAAGAGGAAACACTTGATTGCCATCTCTCTTTTGGTCGGAAATGACTATTATTTAAATGGGGTGCAAGGCATTGGGCTTGATACAGCTCTTCGTATTGCCCAAACTTTTAGTGAAGATGAGATATTGAATAG GTTACGTGAAATAGGAAATGGTGATGCTTCTCTCTTGCAAGGCGAAATAAGATCTGTGGATGATAGTGTACCCAGTCCAGATGAGAGctcattaaaaagaaaattctctCATTGTTCCTTTTGTGGGCATCCTGGCAGCAAAAGAACTCATTTCAAGTCTTCCTGTGAATATTGTAGTTCCACAATGGGTGAGGGTTGCATGAAAAAATCAGAGGGTTTCAAATGCAGTTGCTCTTCTTGTGACATG GATCGTAAAGAAAAGGAGCAGAAGAAGCAAGATAATTGGCAATTGAAAGTTCTCAGCAAGATTGCACTGGAGCCGAATTTTCCGAATGATGCGATTATTGAAATGTATTTGTGCAATAGCCATGGTTACTTCACTG AAAATGATGGACCCTGCATATCATGGGAAAATCCAAAAACTGAAATGGTGGTTGATTTCTTGGCTTATCATCAGCTGTGGGAACCATCTTACATTCGCCGGAGGATGCTTCCAATGTTAtcaactatttttttaagGGAAATGGCTAAAGATCCTTTAAAAAGTTTGTTATATGGGCAGTATGAGTTTGATTCCATAGATCGCTTGAAAATAAGATATGGGCATCAATTTTATGTGGTCAAGTGGAAAAAATCCACACCTTCTTTGGGTTGTGTCAGTTGCACAGCCCCTCCGGAGGAGTCAAATGTGCAACAAGATGATGTTGTGGAAGTTGATGAATCCATTAATCCATTCGATGAGTCTGATGTTCCTAGGATTGATATCAATAATGGTTGTTGCTTTTTGTTGACTGATGAAAATATGGACCTTGTCCATGCTGCTTTTCCAGAGGAAGTTGACAGATTTTTGCAGGAGAAG GAACTGAAAgaattgaaaagaagaaaaactgaGAAGCCAGAAACAGCAGGATCAAGAGGCGTCCAGCTAAATATCACAGAATTCTACCGTTCAGCCAAAGTGTATGAGACAGAACCTGGAGAAATTCTAACCAAGAAGACAGAACCTGGAGAAATTCTATCAAGTCAGAGAGCTGAAACTagcaaagaaaagagaaaaccatCAAGCTCAAATCTCCCCAAGTCTGTAAGACGCCGTCTTTTGTTTGACTAA